In one window of Flavobacterium ginsengisoli DNA:
- a CDS encoding SusC/RagA family TonB-linked outer membrane protein: MKLTTLLILVAMFNIKASTYAQKTKVTLDLNNSTIEKVIETIEQKTDFRFIYKMSDVDLDRTVSISVKEQSIYTVLDKIFKGTFTEFKIRDTQIILKKPELKSQNIEYEKETISGIITDENGAPLPGASILEEGTKNSTVTDYDGKFKFIVESSSSVIVISFVGYKTKKVAAGNGTLNVQLEPDATNLQEVVLVGYGTAARKDVTGAVSSINSKDMNQGAIVNPLQLISGKAAGVNINQIGSEPGGAPSVRIRGISSLIGGNDPLVVVDGIQGNLDLLSQIPPTEIENIDILKDASATAIYGSRGASGVIMVTTKKNKAGKTTIEYIGNTSIDFIPKKLDMLDANQWWEAAQKVGVPASANHGSDTDWYGLLTKTGVTQNHTLSFGGGADKFSYRASISAILQDGVVINSNNKKYIARVQASQTALDGKLKLTYNLNNGTDFTTSSIQSIGRVNYVSNLITNAYLMRPTDPVFNTDGTYFTDPNVFQYLNPYAAQQEIINESEADNLFGSLKADLDLFDGLTAGWFGSWRKTNKTIGFYDPAKSTDSHAIDQKGFANITDSRQNEKLMDISLNYKKTFGLHSLNVLALYEWQKQLYQDNYSQIRGFINDITTYNSLQLGDFSKVLPGDMKSSKSDRTLVSFLNRINYSYADRYLFTASLRKDGASVFGSNQKWGYFPSASVAWQVTKESFMANQTLFNELKLRAGYGVTGNQQNLLPQGSIALVGLGDPSTIYFGGQQITNFFPSQNANPDLKWETKKQTNIGLDFALLESRLRGTIDVYTSTTDNLLFDYTVPQPPYPYNKIKANVGSILNKGLEVSLAYDVIKNENTTLTLAGNVSLIKNEVLNLSGSINGVPLNTDYVAWGANGANSYLIKGQPVGTYNILHHTGVDAAGIETVEDRDGNGIIDQGDRSPDRVISGSALPKYTYAFNPTFVHKNFDASMLWRGSGGNKIYNQVRANISRLENIGKSNILASAVDEGIYSSPYASDMYLEDGSFLRLENVTAGYNFRFTDVKYIESVRISLTGNNLLLITNYSGIDPEVTLSGSGKPEDNFGADRGIYPRTRSIAIGLNVKFK; this comes from the coding sequence TTGAAATTAACTACACTACTTATTTTGGTCGCCATGTTTAATATCAAAGCAAGTACTTATGCCCAAAAAACAAAAGTTACTCTTGATTTGAACAATTCAACAATCGAAAAGGTTATTGAGACCATTGAACAAAAAACGGATTTCAGATTTATTTACAAAATGAGTGATGTCGACTTAGATCGAACGGTTTCGATTTCTGTAAAAGAACAATCGATCTATACTGTTTTGGATAAAATTTTTAAAGGAACGTTTACTGAATTTAAAATTCGTGACACGCAAATTATCCTTAAAAAGCCAGAACTAAAATCACAAAATATTGAATATGAAAAAGAAACTATTTCTGGAATTATTACTGACGAAAATGGTGCTCCACTTCCTGGTGCATCTATTTTAGAAGAAGGCACAAAAAACAGCACTGTAACTGATTATGATGGTAAATTTAAATTTATTGTCGAAAGCAGTTCTTCTGTGATTGTAATAAGTTTTGTAGGATATAAAACAAAAAAAGTTGCCGCTGGTAATGGTACTTTAAATGTTCAACTGGAACCAGATGCAACAAATTTACAAGAAGTTGTATTGGTAGGTTACGGTACCGCAGCTCGTAAAGATGTTACGGGAGCAGTATCTTCTATCAATTCAAAAGATATGAATCAAGGAGCAATTGTAAATCCATTACAATTGATTTCGGGAAAAGCTGCGGGTGTAAATATCAATCAAATTGGTAGTGAGCCAGGAGGTGCTCCGAGTGTGCGTATTAGAGGTATTTCTTCTCTTATTGGGGGAAACGATCCTTTAGTTGTTGTAGATGGAATTCAGGGAAACTTAGACTTATTAAGTCAGATTCCACCAACTGAAATCGAAAATATCGATATCTTAAAAGATGCATCGGCAACAGCTATTTATGGTTCTAGAGGTGCTTCTGGTGTAATTATGGTTACTACTAAAAAAAATAAAGCAGGCAAAACTACTATAGAATACATCGGAAATACTTCTATTGATTTTATCCCAAAAAAATTGGATATGCTAGATGCAAATCAATGGTGGGAAGCTGCACAAAAAGTTGGTGTTCCTGCATCTGCAAATCATGGTTCTGACACAGATTGGTATGGTCTTTTGACTAAAACTGGAGTAACTCAAAACCATACTTTGTCTTTTGGCGGTGGTGCTGATAAATTTAGTTATAGAGCCTCAATTAGTGCAATTTTGCAAGATGGGGTTGTAATTAACTCAAACAATAAAAAATACATTGCCCGTGTTCAGGCATCACAAACTGCCTTAGACGGAAAATTAAAACTGACTTATAATTTAAACAACGGAACCGATTTTACAACATCTAGTATTCAATCTATCGGACGTGTAAATTATGTTTCTAACTTAATTACAAATGCATATTTAATGCGCCCAACTGATCCTGTTTTTAATACTGACGGAACGTATTTTACAGATCCAAACGTTTTTCAATACTTAAATCCATACGCTGCGCAACAGGAAATTATAAATGAGTCTGAGGCTGATAATTTATTTGGAAGTTTAAAAGCTGACTTAGATTTATTTGACGGATTAACAGCTGGATGGTTTGGAAGCTGGAGAAAAACCAATAAAACTATAGGTTTTTATGATCCTGCAAAATCTACAGATTCGCACGCAATTGATCAAAAAGGCTTTGCTAATATCACAGATAGCAGACAAAATGAAAAATTGATGGATATTAGCCTGAATTACAAAAAGACTTTTGGTCTTCACAGCCTTAATGTTTTGGCTTTGTACGAATGGCAAAAACAATTATACCAAGATAATTATTCTCAAATAAGAGGTTTTATTAACGACATAACAACTTATAATAGTCTACAGCTTGGAGATTTCTCTAAAGTTCTTCCTGGAGATATGAAATCGTCTAAGTCAGACAGAACTTTAGTTTCTTTCTTAAATCGTATTAACTACTCTTATGCCGATCGTTATTTATTTACGGCAAGTTTAAGAAAAGATGGTGCTTCTGTTTTTGGATCTAATCAAAAATGGGGATATTTCCCTTCTGCTTCTGTAGCTTGGCAAGTAACTAAGGAGTCATTCATGGCAAACCAAACACTATTTAATGAGCTTAAATTACGTGCAGGATATGGAGTTACAGGAAATCAGCAAAATTTATTGCCGCAAGGTTCAATTGCATTAGTCGGACTTGGAGATCCTTCAACAATTTATTTTGGAGGTCAGCAAATCACAAACTTTTTTCCAAGTCAAAATGCAAATCCTGATTTGAAATGGGAAACAAAAAAACAAACCAACATTGGTCTTGACTTTGCTTTGTTAGAAAGTAGACTACGAGGAACTATCGATGTTTATACTTCTACAACTGATAATTTATTATTTGATTATACAGTACCTCAGCCTCCATATCCTTACAATAAAATTAAGGCAAACGTAGGAAGTATTTTGAATAAAGGTCTTGAGGTTTCTCTTGCTTATGATGTAATTAAAAATGAAAATACAACTCTTACACTTGCAGGAAACGTTTCGCTAATAAAAAACGAAGTGCTTAATTTAAGCGGAAGCATCAATGGAGTTCCTTTAAACACAGATTATGTTGCTTGGGGAGCAAATGGCGCTAACTCTTATTTAATAAAAGGACAGCCTGTTGGAACTTACAATATTTTACATCATACGGGTGTAGATGCTGCAGGAATTGAAACTGTTGAAGATCGTGATGGAAATGGTATAATTGATCAAGGTGACAGAAGCCCAGATAGAGTTATTAGCGGATCTGCATTACCAAAATATACTTATGCATTTAATCCAACTTTTGTTCATAAAAATTTTGATGCTTCAATGTTGTGGAGAGGTTCGGGAGGAAATAAAATCTATAACCAAGTACGTGCCAACATAAGCCGTCTTGAAAATATTGGTAAATCTAACATTTTAGCAAGTGCTGTAGACGAAGGTATTTATTCTTCTCCTTATGCCTCAGATATGTATTTAGAAGATGGTTCATTCTTACGTCTAGAAAATGTTACTGCTGGATATAATTTTCGTTTCACAGATGTTAAATACATCGAATCTGTTAGAATCTCACTTACTGGAAACAATCTTTTACTTATTACCAACTATTCTGGTATAGACCCAGAGGTAACTTTGAGTGGAAGTGGAAAACCTGAGGACAACTTTGGTGCAGATAGAGGAATTTATCCTCGTACAAGAAGTATCGCTATAGGTTTAAATGTAAAATTTAAATAG
- a CDS encoding sigma-70 family RNA polymerase sigma factor: MKVWLNRESLNVEQSFKSYIFTIARNQAFNVLNKAANEILLKEAVFYESQKSHEYGDYAIREADCKKLRKQAMKQLPPKRRQIFKMSRKKGMSYEEISEELGISINTVRNQMSKALESMRGFFQLHDEII; this comes from the coding sequence TTGAAAGTCTGGCTCAATCGCGAAAGTTTGAATGTAGAACAATCTTTTAAATCCTACATTTTTACAATTGCCAGAAATCAGGCTTTTAATGTTTTGAATAAGGCTGCGAATGAAATTTTATTGAAAGAAGCCGTTTTCTACGAAAGTCAGAAATCACATGAATACGGAGATTATGCTATCCGGGAAGCCGATTGCAAAAAACTTCGAAAACAAGCTATGAAACAGCTCCCGCCCAAACGACGGCAGATTTTTAAAATGTCGCGGAAGAAAGGAATGAGCTACGAAGAAATAAGCGAGGAACTCGGAATCTCGATAAATACAGTCCGGAACCAAATGAGTAAAGCGCTCGAATCGATGCGCGGTTTTTTTCAACTTCACGATGAAATTATCTAA
- a CDS encoding YraN family protein, with protein MAEHNDLGKLGEDLATDYLEENGYSILERNFVIQKAEIDIIAQKDNVLAIVEVKTRSSLDFGSPQDFVKQKKIQLLIKAVNAYINDREKDFQEDLEIRFDIVAIHKNGESFAIEHLTDAFYHF; from the coding sequence ATGGCAGAACATAACGATTTAGGAAAATTAGGTGAAGATCTCGCAACGGATTATTTGGAAGAAAATGGATATTCAATTCTAGAACGAAACTTTGTTATCCAAAAGGCAGAAATAGATATAATTGCACAAAAAGATAATGTTTTGGCGATTGTTGAAGTTAAAACTCGTTCGAGTTTAGATTTTGGTTCTCCGCAAGATTTTGTGAAGCAAAAAAAGATTCAATTACTCATAAAAGCAGTAAATGCCTACATAAACGATAGGGAAAAGGATTTTCAGGAAGATTTAGAAATCCGTTTTGACATCGTTGCCATCCATAAAAATGGGGAATCATTTGCAATTGAACATCTTACTGACGCTTTTTATCACTTTTAA
- a CDS encoding serine hydrolase domain-containing protein, with amino-acid sequence MKKILFFTFFLSSLNTFYGQKNSSRAEEIRKQYKIPELAYAVVSSDSILEIDALGFQRYKSSHKAKINDIFRLGSITKTITSYIATTLVKEGKIKWDTKFFDLYPELKAESNPEIYNITLQDFLTFRAPIPTWSYGNETPNQQEIKGNNQEQRYEFISWFFKQKQIVTEKQDWYGSNPSFVAAGLMLEKATGKSYETLVKELGKKLNINFGFGQPNVTDVNQPWGHDENLKPEKPFVNYKLNWLSSAGNINVNLPDFCKFTQMRLQGLLGKSKVLSEEEFNKMHFGFPEFSFGWYSEINENSGLKYSFHYGNPGTFLTKVYICKDINKAFILFANVQSEEADKGLMLLLSELQKQYGG; translated from the coding sequence TTACGGACAGAAAAACAGTTCTCGAGCAGAGGAAATTAGAAAACAATACAAAATTCCAGAACTGGCTTATGCAGTTGTTTCTTCAGATTCTATACTTGAAATTGATGCTTTAGGATTTCAACGTTACAAGTCTTCTCATAAAGCAAAAATTAATGATATATTCCGTTTAGGATCCATCACAAAAACGATCACAAGTTATATCGCGACGACTTTAGTTAAAGAAGGGAAGATAAAATGGGATACCAAATTCTTTGATTTGTATCCTGAATTAAAAGCAGAAAGTAATCCAGAAATCTATAACATAACCTTGCAAGATTTCTTGACATTTAGAGCGCCAATTCCAACTTGGTCTTATGGAAATGAAACGCCAAATCAACAAGAAATTAAGGGCAACAATCAGGAACAACGTTATGAATTTATAAGTTGGTTTTTTAAGCAAAAACAAATTGTTACTGAGAAACAAGATTGGTATGGTTCTAATCCAAGTTTTGTTGCGGCAGGTTTGATGCTCGAAAAAGCAACTGGAAAAAGTTATGAAACTTTAGTAAAAGAATTGGGCAAAAAGCTAAACATAAACTTTGGTTTTGGACAGCCAAACGTTACTGATGTAAACCAGCCATGGGGACATGATGAGAATTTGAAGCCTGAAAAACCATTTGTAAATTATAAATTAAATTGGCTTTCATCAGCAGGAAATATTAATGTAAACCTCCCTGATTTTTGCAAATTTACACAGATGCGACTACAAGGTTTGTTAGGGAAATCAAAAGTATTGTCTGAAGAAGAATTTAATAAAATGCATTTCGGTTTTCCAGAATTTTCTTTTGGATGGTATTCTGAAATAAATGAAAATTCAGGTTTAAAATATTCTTTTCATTATGGAAATCCAGGAACATTTTTAACCAAAGTGTATATTTGCAAAGACATCAATAAGGCTTTTATATTATTTGCTAATGTGCAATCTGAAGAAGCTGACAAAGGCTTAATGTTGCTTTTATCTGAGCTTCAAAAACAATATGGAGGTTAA
- a CDS encoding FecR family protein — translation MNSNSEIKTLLEKFILNQCTAEETEQVVAYYRNNNLTDEFPTVEEVKNLLGEMPKMDEQKANLIFDSILSTAKDQETIIKLEPQKSNYRKYISIVASVLVLLGVGFAYKQGFFSKTADVPFDFKSSDIVLQMEDGSVQIISENGKVQVHDKNGNIVGNQSGDKLVYQNQTNSDKLAYNTLKIPFGKKFRLQLSDGTMVHINSGSTLKYPIKFIAGENRQVYLDGEAFFDVAKDKKHPFIVNADNLNVRVLGTHFNVSNYPEDAVTDVVLVEGSVGMYRSNEEFDASKNTILKPGYKGSFNKENASIFTRQVITEIYTSWIDGGLTFRNMTFKNIITKLERRYNVTIINKNEKLANEKFNASFKEESIENVMSYFNDVHGINYTIKNDQILIK, via the coding sequence ATGAATTCAAATTCTGAAATAAAAACGCTTTTAGAGAAGTTTATTTTAAATCAATGTACTGCCGAAGAAACAGAGCAAGTTGTTGCCTATTACCGCAATAACAACCTTACCGATGAATTTCCGACAGTAGAGGAAGTAAAAAATCTCTTAGGCGAAATGCCAAAAATGGATGAGCAGAAAGCCAATTTAATTTTTGACAGCATTTTATCTACAGCAAAAGACCAAGAAACAATTATCAAATTAGAACCTCAAAAATCAAATTACAGAAAGTACATTTCTATTGTCGCTTCTGTTTTGGTTCTTCTTGGAGTTGGATTTGCTTACAAACAAGGTTTTTTTAGTAAAACTGCAGATGTCCCGTTCGATTTTAAAAGTTCTGACATTGTTCTTCAAATGGAAGATGGTAGCGTTCAGATTATTTCTGAAAATGGAAAAGTTCAAGTTCATGACAAAAACGGAAATATTGTCGGGAATCAAAGTGGTGATAAATTGGTTTACCAAAATCAAACTAATTCTGATAAATTGGCTTACAACACTCTTAAAATTCCGTTTGGCAAAAAATTTCGCCTACAATTATCTGACGGAACTATGGTTCATATAAACTCTGGCTCTACTTTAAAATATCCGATAAAATTTATTGCTGGAGAAAATCGTCAAGTATATCTTGATGGAGAAGCTTTTTTTGATGTGGCAAAAGATAAAAAACACCCTTTTATTGTAAATGCTGACAACTTAAATGTACGCGTTTTAGGAACACATTTTAATGTTTCTAATTATCCTGAAGATGCCGTTACCGATGTAGTTTTAGTTGAAGGCTCTGTTGGAATGTATCGCTCAAACGAAGAATTTGACGCTTCTAAAAATACCATTTTAAAACCGGGTTATAAAGGAAGCTTCAACAAAGAAAATGCTTCAATCTTTACCAGACAGGTTATTACAGAAATTTATACTTCTTGGATAGATGGCGGACTTACTTTTAGAAATATGACTTTCAAAAACATTATTACTAAACTAGAAAGACGCTACAACGTAACGATCATTAATAAAAATGAAAAACTGGCTAATGAGAAATTTAATGCCAGCTTTAAAGAAGAATCAATTGAAAATGTTATGAGTTATTTTAATGACGTTCATGGCATTAATTACACCATAAAAAACGATCAAATACTAATTAAATAA
- a CDS encoding S66 peptidase family protein, with amino-acid sequence MITPPYLQKGDTVALLATARKNIDDNLKPTIDLLHSWGLEAVIGSTIGLDYHQLAGTDEQRVADFQKQMDNPNIKAIWCVRGGYGTVRMLDLLDFTKFKQHPKWVIGFSDVTVLHNHLNTMGYKSIHGIMPVTVPRATPDAVSSLKAALFNEPISYSISPNSMNRLGSATGELVGGNLSILYSLLGSPSAIDCKDKILFIEDLDEYLYHIDRMMMNLRRNGCIENLKGIIIGGMTSMKDNEVPWGKNALEIIDDVTKKYNIPVIFNFPAGHIRDNRALIMGNTVSIEVTASGSTVTFKK; translated from the coding sequence ATGATAACACCGCCTTATTTACAAAAAGGAGATACTGTCGCACTTTTGGCAACAGCAAGAAAAAACATCGACGATAACTTAAAACCAACAATAGATTTATTGCACAGCTGGGGTTTAGAAGCCGTTATCGGGTCAACAATTGGTTTAGATTATCATCAATTGGCTGGAACAGATGAACAGAGAGTCGCCGATTTTCAGAAACAAATGGACAATCCAAATATTAAAGCCATTTGGTGCGTTCGTGGCGGATATGGCACTGTTAGAATGTTAGATTTACTAGATTTTACGAAATTTAAACAGCATCCAAAATGGGTTATTGGTTTTAGTGATGTAACGGTTCTTCATAATCATTTGAATACAATGGGTTACAAATCTATTCATGGTATTATGCCAGTAACAGTCCCTAGAGCAACTCCAGATGCTGTGAGCTCGTTAAAAGCCGCTTTATTTAACGAACCTATTTCCTACTCTATTAGTCCAAATTCGATGAATCGTTTAGGAAGTGCTACTGGAGAATTAGTTGGAGGGAATTTATCTATTTTATACAGTTTATTAGGATCTCCTTCTGCAATTGACTGCAAGGATAAAATTTTATTTATCGAAGATTTGGATGAATATCTGTATCACATCGACCGTATGATGATGAATCTAAGACGTAACGGATGTATCGAAAATCTAAAAGGAATTATCATTGGCGGAATGACAAGCATGAAAGACAATGAAGTGCCTTGGGGTAAAAATGCTTTAGAAATTATTGATGATGTAACCAAAAAATACAATATTCCAGTAATTTTTAATTTCCCAGCTGGCCATATTAGAGACAACAGAGCTTTAATTATGGGAAATACTGTTTCTATAGAAGTTACTGCTTCTGGAAGTACGGTTACTTTTAAAAAATAA